One Prolixibacteraceae bacterium DNA segment encodes these proteins:
- the purN gene encoding phosphoribosylglycinamide formyltransferase: MKQIAIFASGKGTNTKNIIKHFKQSKEVHVRIILSNNTDAGVLYIAKDEQIESIVVNRKDFNDTEHIIALLKNRKIDLIVLAGFLVMIPPSLVNSFSIINIHPSLLPKYGGKGMYGSHVHEAVIQNNEKISGITIHRVNEQYDKGEILLQKEILLDKNETPESLQQKIHHLEHHFYPQIIESVLSLK; this comes from the coding sequence ATGAAACAGATAGCCATATTCGCATCCGGCAAAGGAACGAATACAAAGAACATAATTAAACACTTCAAACAGAGCAAAGAGGTTCATGTTCGCATTATTCTAAGCAACAACACAGATGCAGGTGTGCTGTATATTGCGAAGGACGAACAAATAGAATCTATTGTAGTAAACAGGAAGGACTTTAACGACACAGAACATATTATAGCTCTTCTAAAAAATCGAAAAATTGACCTAATTGTTCTTGCTGGATTCCTTGTGATGATCCCTCCTTCACTTGTAAACTCCTTTTCTATAATCAATATACATCCATCTCTTCTACCAAAATACGGAGGAAAAGGAATGTATGGCTCTCATGTACATGAAGCAGTCATCCAAAATAACGAGAAAATTAGTGGTATCACCATCCATCGAGTAAATGAACAGTATGACAAAGGGGAAATTCTACTTCAAAAAGAGATTCTTTTGGATAAAAACGAAACTCCAGAAAGTTTACAACAAAAGATTCATCATCTTGAACACCATTTCTATCCTCAAATAATTGAATCCGTTCTTTCCCTAAAGTAG
- the sufD gene encoding Fe-S cluster assembly protein SufD, whose product MSDNKALNTATSLLHDLYQKKSDAIAKSSSDLMNIHREKALEAFLSQGVPSKKVENYKYTSLTEVFEKTWEVVTSPEEAIVNIEEVFQCDVPDLETYNILAVNGWYYTHNQHEGLPEGVTVCSMKDAVKNHTDKVLEVLGKYTDSSKDPVLALNTMFAQDGIFIHVDKGVVLERPLQVINLLSSKEDRLCSQRNVVILEPNSQIKVAVCDHTLTSNSFVFSNMTEVLVKENASMDMYNVQNQSDQTVNLCGINIEQHKNSNVLTHAVVLHGGLVRNNLTINLNGENANASMYGISVADQHQHIDNFTTIYHSKPYCNSKQVYKNVMSGESEGVFTGCINVMPYAEKTAAFQQNNSLLLTDTAKMNSKPQLIIDNDDVKCSHGATVGQIDEEALFYLRSRGIVEDEARLMMIFAFAHDVLTNLRIDALRDRIDQLLERRLRGEESPCDSCAIDCNS is encoded by the coding sequence ATGAGCGACAACAAAGCTTTAAATACTGCAACATCTCTACTTCATGATCTGTATCAGAAGAAGAGTGATGCAATTGCAAAAAGTTCTTCTGATTTGATGAATATACACAGAGAAAAAGCATTAGAGGCTTTTCTATCTCAAGGTGTACCATCAAAAAAGGTTGAGAACTATAAATATACTAGTCTTACTGAAGTTTTTGAAAAGACTTGGGAAGTCGTAACTTCTCCAGAAGAGGCTATAGTGAATATTGAGGAGGTATTTCAATGTGATGTGCCTGACCTTGAGACATATAATATTTTAGCTGTAAATGGCTGGTATTATACACACAACCAGCATGAAGGATTGCCTGAAGGGGTAACTGTTTGTAGCATGAAAGATGCTGTGAAGAACCATACAGATAAAGTTTTAGAGGTATTAGGAAAATATACGGATAGTTCTAAAGATCCAGTATTGGCATTGAATACGATGTTTGCACAGGATGGTATCTTTATTCACGTCGACAAGGGAGTCGTATTGGAGCGACCACTTCAAGTGATTAATTTACTTTCGTCAAAAGAAGATCGTCTTTGCTCACAGCGTAATGTGGTCATTCTTGAACCAAATAGTCAGATAAAAGTGGCTGTTTGTGACCATACATTGACTTCCAATTCATTTGTTTTCAGTAATATGACAGAGGTGTTGGTCAAAGAGAATGCTTCTATGGATATGTATAATGTTCAGAATCAGAGTGACCAAACAGTGAATCTGTGTGGCATTAACATTGAGCAGCATAAGAATAGTAATGTATTGACTCATGCGGTGGTGCTTCATGGAGGATTGGTTCGTAATAATCTTACAATCAACCTTAATGGTGAGAATGCGAATGCAAGTATGTATGGTATCTCAGTAGCAGACCAACATCAACATATTGATAATTTTACTACGATCTATCATAGTAAACCGTACTGTAATAGCAAACAGGTTTACAAAAATGTGATGTCTGGAGAGTCAGAAGGTGTATTTACGGGGTGTATTAATGTGATGCCTTATGCTGAAAAAACAGCTGCTTTCCAACAGAACAATAGTTTGCTTTTGACAGATACAGCTAAGATGAATAGTAAGCCACAGCTTATTATTGATAATGATGATGTAAAGTGTAGCCATGGTGCTACAGTTGGTCAAATTGATGAAGAGGCATTGTTCTATCTTCGTTCACGTGGTATTGTAGAAGATGAAGCTCGTTTGATGATGATCTTTGCCTTTGCCCATGATGTGTTGACAAACTTACGTATCGATGCATTGAGAGATCGTATTGATCAATTGCTTGAACGTCGTCTACGCGGAGAGGAATCTCCTTGTGATTCGTGTGCTATTGATTGTAACTCTTAA
- the sufC gene encoding Fe-S cluster assembly ATPase SufC has translation MLKIKDLQASVEGKQILNGLNLEVKPGEVHAIMGPNGAGKSTLANVLSGNDKYDIIGGSVEFDGKSLIDLSPEDRSREGLFLSFQYPVEIPGVSMVNFLKTAVNEHRKYKNLPPLKAGDFLKMMREKKDLVHIDSTLTNRSVNEGFSGGEKKKNEIFQMAMLQPKLSILDETDSGLDIDALRVVANGVNALKTKDNATIVVTHYQRLLDYIVPDYVHILYKGRIVKTAGKELALELEEKGYDWIKEEMGE, from the coding sequence ATGCTAAAAATAAAAGACCTTCAAGCTTCGGTAGAAGGAAAACAGATTTTAAATGGACTAAATCTTGAGGTAAAACCAGGAGAAGTACATGCTATTATGGGACCTAACGGTGCTGGTAAATCTACTTTGGCCAATGTTTTGTCTGGAAATGATAAATATGATATTATCGGTGGTTCTGTTGAATTTGATGGAAAATCATTAATAGATCTATCCCCAGAAGATCGTTCTAGAGAGGGATTGTTTTTGAGTTTCCAGTACCCCGTAGAGATTCCTGGTGTAAGTATGGTTAATTTCTTAAAGACCGCTGTAAACGAACATCGTAAGTATAAAAATCTACCTCCATTGAAAGCTGGAGACTTTTTGAAGATGATGCGTGAAAAGAAAGATCTTGTGCATATCGACTCAACTCTTACAAACCGTTCAGTAAATGAAGGTTTCTCAGGAGGAGAGAAGAAAAAGAATGAGATTTTTCAGATGGCAATGCTTCAACCTAAACTATCTATTCTAGATGAGACTGATTCTGGTTTGGATATTGATGCACTTCGTGTGGTTGCAAATGGTGTGAATGCGTTGAAAACAAAAGATAATGCAACGATTGTTGTAACTCACTATCAGCGATTATTAGACTATATTGTTCCTGATTATGTACATATTTTGTATAAGGGACGTATTGTGAAGACTGCTGGAAAAGAGTTGGCACTTGAGTTAGAAGAAAAAGGATACGATTGGATTAAAGAAGAGATGGGAGAGTAA
- a CDS encoding acyl carrier protein has protein sequence MSDYSAKVKEIIVEKLGVDESEVTLEASFTNDLGADSLDTVELIMEFEKEFDIEIADDQAEKIGTVGEAISHIEEAKK, from the coding sequence ATGTCTGACTATTCAGCAAAAGTAAAAGAAATTATCGTAGAAAAATTGGGTGTTGACGAAAGCGAAGTAACACTAGAGGCTTCATTCACAAATGATCTAGGAGCTGACTCATTGGATACTGTTGAGTTGATCATGGAATTCGAAAAAGAATTCGATATCGAGATTGCAGACGATCAAGCTGAGAAGATTGGTACTGTAGGTGAGGCTATTTCTCACATCGAAGAAGCTAAAAAATAA
- the thiL gene encoding thiamine-phosphate kinase, with translation MSNQKTELSDLGEFGLIKHLTNKIALQNESTIKGVGDDCAVLNYPNKRVVVTTDMLTEGIHFNLMYVPLKHLGYKAIAVNLSDVYAMNATPKQVTVSLALSSKFSLEAIEQLYQGIHLACQRYGVDLVGGDTTSSLTGLTISITAIGEVDEEKVVYRNGAKPSNLLCVSGDLGGAYMGLQLLERENEVYKVNPKMQPEFKEYDYLLERQLKPEPRKDVIQLFKDNDVCPTAMIDISDGLSSEVLHLCEQSGVGCRVYEDKIPYHPNTQDLAQEMNMNPIVAALNGGEDYELLFTIDIKEYDKIKNNPMISVLGHITEKEEGANLVTAGMGKFIPLEAQGWNPIMNKREDKE, from the coding sequence ATGAGTAATCAAAAAACGGAGCTATCCGACCTTGGAGAGTTTGGTCTTATTAAGCATTTAACCAACAAAATAGCGTTACAAAACGAGAGTACTATCAAAGGGGTTGGCGACGACTGTGCGGTATTGAATTACCCAAACAAAAGAGTTGTTGTTACCACTGATATGCTGACTGAAGGGATTCATTTCAATTTAATGTATGTTCCTTTAAAACATCTAGGATACAAAGCTATTGCAGTGAATTTATCAGATGTTTATGCAATGAATGCCACCCCAAAACAGGTGACCGTTTCTCTTGCTCTATCCTCTAAATTTTCATTAGAAGCAATTGAACAACTATATCAAGGAATACATCTAGCTTGTCAAAGATATGGTGTTGATCTTGTTGGTGGTGACACTACATCTTCTCTTACAGGACTAACCATTTCCATTACTGCGATAGGGGAAGTAGACGAAGAAAAAGTGGTTTATAGAAATGGAGCAAAACCAAGCAATCTTCTTTGTGTTTCTGGAGATCTTGGTGGCGCATATATGGGACTTCAACTTCTTGAAAGAGAAAATGAGGTATACAAAGTAAACCCAAAGATGCAACCAGAGTTTAAAGAGTACGACTATCTTCTTGAAAGACAATTAAAACCAGAACCAAGAAAAGATGTTATTCAACTTTTCAAAGACAACGATGTATGCCCTACTGCAATGATCGATATCTCTGATGGTTTGTCTTCTGAAGTGCTACACCTTTGTGAACAGTCAGGCGTTGGATGTCGCGTATACGAGGATAAGATTCCTTATCATCCAAACACTCAAGACCTGGCACAAGAGATGAACATGAACCCTATTGTGGCAGCATTAAATGGAGGTGAAGACTATGAACTTCTCTTCACAATCGACATCAAGGAGTACGATAAGATTAAAAACAACCCGATGATCTCAGTTCTAGGACATATTACAGAGAAAGAAGAAGGAGCAAACCTCGTGACTGCGGGCATGGGTAAATTTATCCCTTTGGAAGCGCAAGGATGGAATCCTATAATGAATAAAAGAGAAGACAAAGAGTAA
- the sufB gene encoding Fe-S cluster assembly protein SufB, with product MGDQDKLLNEVTQREYQYGFVSDIDTETITKGLNEDVIRLISSKKKEPKFMLDYRLKAYRYWLKMEMPKWAHLNIPEIDFQEIIYYAAPKSTPKYESLDEVDPELLATFDKLGIPLQEQKQLTGIAVDAVIDSVSVKTTFKETLSEKGIIFCSFSEAVQEHPDLIQKYLGKAVPYTDNYFSALNSAVFSDGSFCYIPKGVRCPMELSTYFRINASNTGQFERTLIVAEDDSYVSYLEGCTAPQRDENQLHAAVVEIILEKGAEVKYSTVQNWYPGDKDGKGGIYNFVTKRGICRGDRSKLLWNQVETGSAVTWKYPSCVLIGDDTVAEFNSVALTNNYQQADTGTKMIHIGKNSKSTIVSKGISAGKSSNAYRGLVKVGKNANNARNFSQCDSLLLGNQCGAHTFPYVEVANNTAVVEHEATTSKIGEDQIFYCNQRGISTEDAIGMIVNGYAKEVINKLPMEFAVEAQRLLEISLEGSVG from the coding sequence ATGGGAGATCAAGATAAGTTACTTAACGAAGTCACACAGAGAGAATATCAGTATGGCTTTGTCTCAGATATTGATACGGAGACGATCACAAAAGGTCTTAATGAAGACGTTATTCGCCTTATCTCTTCAAAGAAGAAGGAGCCGAAGTTTATGTTGGATTATAGGCTGAAAGCCTACAGATATTGGCTGAAGATGGAAATGCCCAAATGGGCTCACCTTAATATACCAGAGATAGATTTTCAAGAAATAATCTATTATGCAGCTCCAAAAAGCACACCCAAATATGAGAGTCTAGATGAAGTTGACCCTGAATTATTAGCTACTTTTGATAAGCTGGGAATACCACTTCAAGAGCAGAAACAACTTACAGGTATTGCAGTAGATGCTGTGATCGATAGTGTTTCTGTGAAAACTACTTTTAAAGAGACTCTTTCCGAGAAAGGGATTATTTTTTGTTCGTTTAGTGAAGCGGTACAAGAACATCCAGATCTTATACAAAAATATTTAGGGAAAGCAGTCCCTTATACCGATAACTATTTCTCTGCACTAAATTCTGCAGTATTTAGTGATGGTTCGTTCTGTTATATTCCTAAGGGGGTAAGATGTCCAATGGAACTATCTACGTACTTTAGAATTAATGCCTCTAATACAGGTCAGTTCGAGAGGACTTTAATTGTTGCTGAGGATGATTCTTATGTGTCATACCTAGAGGGGTGTACTGCTCCACAAAGAGACGAGAACCAGTTGCACGCTGCTGTTGTTGAGATTATATTAGAAAAAGGAGCAGAGGTAAAGTATAGTACTGTTCAGAACTGGTATCCTGGAGACAAGGATGGCAAAGGAGGTATCTATAACTTTGTTACGAAAAGAGGTATTTGTCGTGGAGATCGTTCCAAGCTTCTTTGGAATCAGGTAGAGACAGGATCAGCTGTTACATGGAAGTACCCTAGTTGTGTTCTTATTGGAGACGATACTGTGGCTGAATTTAATTCAGTGGCACTAACCAATAACTACCAACAGGCTGATACAGGAACCAAAATGATTCATATCGGTAAAAACTCAAAGAGTACTATTGTATCAAAAGGGATTTCTGCTGGAAAATCAAGCAATGCATATCGTGGTTTGGTAAAAGTTGGGAAGAATGCCAACAATGCTAGAAACTTCTCACAGTGTGATTCGCTTCTTTTGGGAAACCAATGTGGAGCTCATACATTCCCATATGTTGAAGTTGCTAATAATACTGCAGTGGTTGAACATGAAGCTACTACTTCTAAGATTGGTGAAGATCAGATATTTTATTGTAATCAACGAGGGATATCTACTGAAGATGCCATTGGTATGATCGTAAATGGTTATGCTAAAGAGGTTATCAATAAACTTCCAATGGAGTTTGCTGTGGAAGCACAAAGACTCCTTGAAATCAGTTTAGAAGGTAGTGTAGGGTAA
- the fabF gene encoding beta-ketoacyl-ACP synthase II, with translation MELKRVVVTGLGTINPLGKNVEEYWEGLKNGVSGAGPITRFDSSKFKTHFACEIKDYNPQDYLDRKEVRKHDLYAQFAYVAADQAIEHCGVDLEKLDRDRAGIIWGAGIGGLDTFYNEVTAFNSRPESPKFSPFFIPKMIANIACGNISIKYGFRGPNLTTVTACASSSHAIYDAANLIRLGKADLLIAGGSEAAINKAGIGGFNAMRAISTRNDDPKTASRPFDKDRDGFVMGEGGAALILEEYEHAVARGAKIYAEVAGVGMSADAYHMTAPDPNGAGAALCMRLALEDAGMSVDEIDYINVHGTSTGLGDIAEPKAIKEVFGDRIYDVSISSTKSMTGHLLGAAGSVEAIAGILAMQNNIVPPTINHFELDPELDSKIDFTFNEAKEREVNAFLSNTFGFGGHNATLIFKKMN, from the coding sequence ATGGAATTGAAACGAGTTGTAGTCACAGGACTAGGAACAATCAACCCCCTCGGAAAAAACGTTGAAGAGTACTGGGAAGGTCTTAAAAATGGGGTCAGCGGAGCTGGTCCCATTACCAGATTTGACTCTTCAAAGTTTAAAACTCATTTTGCATGCGAGATCAAAGATTATAATCCACAGGATTATTTGGATCGCAAAGAGGTTCGTAAACATGATTTATATGCACAGTTTGCATATGTGGCTGCGGATCAGGCAATTGAGCATTGTGGTGTTGATTTAGAAAAATTAGATAGAGATAGAGCTGGAATTATATGGGGTGCTGGTATTGGAGGGTTAGATACTTTCTATAATGAAGTAACTGCTTTCAATTCAAGGCCAGAGTCTCCAAAGTTTTCTCCATTCTTTATCCCAAAGATGATTGCAAATATTGCTTGTGGTAATATTTCAATCAAATATGGTTTTAGAGGACCAAACTTGACAACAGTGACAGCTTGTGCTTCTTCGTCTCATGCGATTTATGATGCTGCAAACCTAATTAGATTAGGAAAAGCGGATCTACTTATTGCAGGAGGATCAGAGGCAGCTATTAACAAAGCTGGTATTGGTGGATTTAATGCAATGAGAGCAATCTCAACACGTAACGATGATCCTAAAACAGCCTCTCGTCCTTTCGATAAGGATCGTGATGGGTTTGTGATGGGTGAAGGTGGTGCAGCCCTTATTCTTGAAGAGTATGAGCATGCAGTTGCACGTGGTGCAAAAATCTATGCTGAAGTTGCAGGAGTTGGAATGAGTGCAGATGCTTACCATATGACAGCGCCAGATCCAAATGGAGCAGGTGCGGCCTTGTGTATGCGTTTAGCATTAGAAGATGCAGGTATGAGTGTCGATGAGATTGATTATATCAACGTTCATGGTACTTCTACAGGTCTAGGAGATATTGCTGAGCCAAAAGCAATTAAGGAAGTATTTGGTGATAGGATCTATGATGTGAGCATTAGCTCTACCAAGTCAATGACAGGTCACCTATTAGGAGCAGCCGGATCGGTTGAAGCGATTGCAGGTATTTTGGCAATGCAGAATAATATTGTTCCTCCAACAATTAATCATTTTGAGTTAGATCCAGAATTGGATTCAAAAATTGATTTTACATTCAATGAGGCGAAAGAGCGTGAAGTAAATGCATTCTTGAGCAATACATTTGGATTTGGAGGTCACAATGCGACTTTAATATTCAAAAAAATGAATTAA
- a CDS encoding response regulator transcription factor, translating into MEQKTRILLAEDDENLGLLLKEYLVAKGYDTDLFEDGEAAYHGFMKSKYSLCIFDVMMPKKDGFSLAKDIRMVNADIPIIFLTAKNLKEDVLEGFKIGADDYMTKPFSMEELIFRIEAILRRISQENQESAQTVFKLGNLSFDSRKQTLTNQLNDDITKLTTKESDLLRLLCVNANKVLERNFALKTIWVDDNYFNARSMDVYITKLRKHLKQEPSVEIINVHGKGYKLIV; encoded by the coding sequence ATGGAACAAAAGACACGCATTCTACTAGCAGAAGATGACGAGAATTTAGGTCTATTGCTTAAAGAGTATCTTGTGGCGAAAGGTTACGATACAGATTTATTTGAAGATGGAGAAGCTGCTTATCATGGTTTTATGAAGAGTAAGTATAGTTTATGCATTTTCGATGTGATGATGCCAAAGAAAGATGGGTTTTCTTTAGCAAAGGATATTCGAATGGTAAATGCAGACATTCCAATTATCTTCTTAACGGCAAAGAATCTAAAAGAGGATGTTTTAGAAGGGTTTAAAATTGGTGCGGATGATTATATGACCAAACCGTTTAGTATGGAAGAACTAATTTTCCGTATTGAAGCAATATTGCGTCGTATCTCTCAAGAGAACCAAGAGTCTGCTCAAACAGTATTTAAATTGGGAAATTTAAGTTTTGATTCTCGTAAGCAGACTTTGACAAATCAGTTGAATGATGATATTACTAAATTGACTACAAAAGAGTCGGATTTGTTACGTCTTCTTTGTGTTAATGCTAATAAAGTTCTTGAAAGAAATTTTGCATTGAAAACGATATGGGTTGATGACAACTATTTCAATGCAAGAAGCATGGATGTTTATATCACGAAACTGCGAAAGCATTTAAAACAAGAACCAAGCGTTGAGATTATCAACGTTCATGGTAAAGGATATAAGTTGATCGTATAA
- a CDS encoding HAMP domain-containing histidine kinase has product MNKRFVYILGGVMALVVVLLILVQYMSIRRNVELKEGYFHNLVNSTLVNVVRRLEIDEFKKGLTEQTVESYIVLRDSSRIFITDTITYDEDISEEEIGKDIGKLTFSNEGSSLSFNQRVQLQNRPILERIDSTILRSIIYQELHKNGINLRFLCAIKTCYTSYRSYVWKDPGYDSQGYDEETMMLFPQDIHPKAYVLAIYFPDKIDYIGQQVGMFVLPSFLLTSIIILVFILTLNIILRQKKISQIKNDFVNNMTHELKTPISTISLASQMLKDSSVTHSQKSVSHISRVIYDESKRLSHQVEKVLQMAVFNEGKLKLIFNELKVNDIVYQVTENFGVRFTKESGSLDVDLRADRDRVKADEVHFSNVIFNLLDNACKYSGEIPRIEVKTYNEDDHIVVEIKDYGIGIAKEHLKQIFDRFYRVPTGNVHDVKGFGLGLSYVHKVIEQHQGVIQVESVLGKGTVFKIYLPAKK; this is encoded by the coding sequence ATGAATAAAAGATTTGTTTACATATTAGGCGGTGTTATGGCATTGGTTGTCGTACTACTTATTTTAGTGCAGTACATGTCTATACGCCGAAATGTAGAGTTAAAAGAGGGCTATTTTCACAATCTAGTGAATAGTACTCTTGTGAACGTTGTTCGTCGATTAGAGATCGATGAATTTAAGAAGGGGTTGACTGAGCAGACCGTAGAGTCTTATATTGTGCTCAGAGACTCTTCACGTATCTTTATTACTGATACCATAACTTATGATGAGGATATTTCGGAAGAAGAGATTGGTAAGGATATTGGTAAGCTGACTTTTAGTAATGAAGGATCTAGTTTAAGTTTCAATCAGAGAGTTCAGCTTCAGAATCGACCGATTCTAGAACGAATAGATTCCACTATATTACGTTCGATTATTTATCAAGAGCTTCACAAGAATGGTATTAACCTTAGGTTTTTGTGTGCCATAAAGACATGTTATACGAGCTACCGTAGTTATGTATGGAAAGATCCTGGTTATGACAGTCAAGGGTATGATGAGGAGACGATGATGTTGTTTCCACAAGATATTCATCCTAAGGCATATGTTTTGGCAATCTATTTTCCTGATAAGATAGATTATATCGGACAACAGGTTGGTATGTTTGTATTACCTTCTTTTCTGTTGACTTCGATAATTATTTTGGTTTTTATTTTAACCCTCAATATAATTTTGCGTCAGAAAAAGATTTCACAAATAAAAAATGATTTTGTGAATAATATGACGCATGAGTTAAAAACTCCAATCTCAACCATCTCTTTAGCGTCCCAGATGTTAAAAGATTCAAGTGTTACGCATTCTCAGAAGTCCGTGTCACATATTTCTAGAGTGATATATGACGAAAGTAAGCGATTAAGCCATCAAGTAGAGAAGGTTTTGCAGATGGCAGTTTTTAATGAAGGTAAATTAAAGTTAATTTTTAATGAACTAAAAGTTAATGATATTGTTTATCAAGTAACAGAGAATTTTGGAGTTCGTTTTACTAAAGAAAGTGGGTCATTAGATGTTGACTTACGAGCTGATCGCGATAGAGTAAAGGCCGATGAGGTTCATTTTTCAAATGTTATCTTTAATTTATTGGATAATGCTTGTAAATATAGTGGTGAAATTCCACGAATTGAAGTAAAAACTTATAACGAGGACGATCATATCGTAGTTGAGATCAAAGATTATGGCATAGGAATTGCTAAAGAACATTTAAAGCAGATCTTTGATCGATTTTATAGAGTTCCGACAGGTAACGTACATGATGTAAAAGGTTTTGGCCTAGGATTAAGTTATGTTCACAAAGTAATTGAACAACACCAAGGTGTAATTCAAGTAGAAAGTGTACTGGGGAAGGGAACAGTGTTTAAGATTTATCTACCGGCAAAAAAATAG
- the rnc gene encoding ribonuclease III, which translates to MLGVTPGKLLFYDIAFIHKSASTTDLRGCPVNNERLEYLGDAILGAVVADYLFKRFPNKDEGFLTQMRSKLVNRSFLTKLTFQTGLDRYVESTTNSKNETSHIYGDAFEALIGALYLDKGYEVTQRVIVQSIIRKYVNINEVQEVNTNFKSQLIEWGQKNKVSVTFDTYEESRQQSNLPPFIAVVKIDGQKRGNGRGYSKKEAQQNAAKSAFEKMDI; encoded by the coding sequence GTGTTAGGAGTTACTCCAGGGAAACTTCTATTTTATGATATTGCTTTCATTCATAAATCGGCATCTACAACAGATCTACGAGGGTGCCCTGTAAATAATGAGCGTCTTGAATATCTTGGTGATGCTATACTAGGAGCTGTTGTTGCAGATTACTTGTTCAAAAGGTTTCCAAATAAAGATGAGGGTTTTTTAACCCAGATGAGATCTAAGTTAGTGAATCGCTCATTTTTAACGAAACTTACATTCCAAACAGGTTTAGACCGATACGTTGAATCTACAACCAATTCGAAGAATGAGACAAGTCATATTTATGGAGATGCTTTTGAAGCGCTTATTGGTGCTTTATATCTTGATAAAGGATATGAAGTGACGCAAAGAGTGATCGTTCAAAGTATTATTCGAAAATATGTAAATATCAATGAAGTACAGGAGGTTAATACAAATTTCAAAAGTCAATTGATAGAGTGGGGACAAAAAAATAAAGTCTCAGTAACTTTTGATACCTATGAGGAGTCTCGTCAACAGTCCAACTTGCCTCCATTTATCGCAGTAGTAAAGATAGATGGGCAAAAACGTGGAAATGGGAGAGGGTATTCGAAAAAAGAAGCACAGCAGAATGCTGCTAAGAGTGCTTTTGAGAAAATGGACATATAA